TCGTGGCCGACGAACTCCGCCGACTGGGGCTTGCCGCCCAGGGAGCGGAACACCTTGACCCGCTCGCCCAGATGCGGCCGGTCGTCCGTGCGGACGGTGACCAGGGGCCGCGGGCTCGGCCGCTTGCCCTCGCTGTACGCCATCACCACGTCGGTGACCTCGCCCGCGAACGCCTCCCCGGCCAGCCGCCGCCCCGCCATCACCAGCGGATCGTCCAGCGCCTCCTGGGCCTCGAGACGGGCCTGCTCCCGCTCCCGCGCGGCGAGCTTGTTCGCGGCGGTGACGGCGTCGTCGCGGCGCGGCTGCGGCGGCTCACCGGCGACGACCCGGTCCCGGTGGCCGGTGAACGACCAGCGGTCGCGGGTCCACCGCTCCTCCACCCGCCCGGCCACGGGCAGCTCCCGCAGCAGGTCCAGGCCCCGCCACACCGCGTCCCAGGTGGGCCGGGTCCGGCTCGCCACCAGGGCGCGGATCTCCCGCTCGGCGGCGGTGAGGTGCCCGAGCCGGTCGTCGGCCTCCAGTCCGTCCTCGGAGGCGGCGAGGGCGGTGCGGGCGCGGTCGTAGCGCTCGATCGCGGGGGCGAGCAGCTTGTTGTCGAACGCCGGGTCGGTGGCGGGACCCGCCGGCGGGCACAGCAGCTGGCCGTCCCGGTCCCGCGCGAGCTCCGCGCGCAGAGCCGCCTCGGCGCCCGTCTCGCCCTCGGGAGGGTCGATCCAGGCGAGCAGCGCGCCCAGGTGCTGGTCCTCCAGCGTGGACTGGCCGGTCGCCCAGTGCCGGGACAGCAGGTCCGTCATGGCCGGCAGCAGCGAGGAGCCGGGCACGCGGGCCCGCTCGCCGAAGTGGGTCAGCCAGCGGCCGAGCAGCGGCACGCGCGGCGGCGCCGGATAAGGGGCCTCCGGGTCCTGCTCGGCCGTACGCCGAAAACGCATCGAGCGGCCAAGCAGCCGTACGAAGTCGGCACCCGCGCGGCTCGGCATGATCAACTGCGGGGCGTCCGCGCACAGTTCGACCTCGACCTTGACCCGCTTGCCGGTCTCCGGATCGGTCTCGTTGCGCTCGGCCGCCTCCACGTCCTCGGCGAAGGAGTCGATGTACGGCAGGACGACGTCCGCCAGCTCGGACAGGAACGCGAACCTGAGGTCCCGGTCGCGCGGCTGCGGTACGACCAGCAGGTGCGGGGCGTCCCGGTCGGTGCCGACCAGCGCGCCGAGCGGGGCACCGGCCTCACCGGCGGTGGTGAGGGGCACGAACACGAGCGGGCGCTGGGAGAGATGCCGGTGGCGGACGGTCGCGGCGGGCTGGGCGCGACCGGTGCTGACGGCTTCCAGCCGGGCGAGGGTGGAGATCAGCGACACCCGGCCACCGCCTCCTGACCGAGGGCCTCGGCACGCAGGCGTGCCGCTCTGCGCAGCGCCGCCACCGCCGGGTCGTCCGGGTCGCCGGACTCGCCGCGCGCCGCCGACAGGACGTCCTCGACCGTGCTCAGGCCGCCCAGCTCCGCCCGCACCGAGCGGCCCAGCGACGTCACCGCGCCGGACTCGAGGGAACGGGCGCGGCAGTGGAAGGCCAGCTCGCAGGCGGACAGGCACTCGGGCGCATAGGTCGCCGGGACCGACTCGACGGCGGCCGTCAGGTCCGCCGCGGGCAGCTCGGGGGAGAAGCAGGTGCCGGCGGGGAGCGCGTCGGCGATGTCCTCGATGCGGGTGAGCCGGTCCAGCTGGCGGGCGGTCACCGCGCGCTGCTTGCGGACGTCGACGGCCGAGGCGGTGGGGAGGTTGGAGAAGTCCTTGGGGCAGACCAGCAGGACGCGCTCACGCACGCGTGGCACCGATTCCAACCGGGCTGCGACCTGCTCAAGCGCCAGCACGTACACCGCCGCCTGCCGCGCGGCCGCGCCCACCTTCGCCGGGTCCGCCGAACCGTCCAGCATCGGGAAGGACTTGATCTCCACGACCGTCCAGCTGCCGTCCGGGTGCACGACGACCGCGTCCGGCTCCAGGAAGGCGGGCGAGCCGGCGACGTCCAGCGCGAGCATGGGGTGGTCTAGCAGGGTCCACTCGCCGCGCGCCTCGGTGGCCTCGCGCAGGGCCAGTGCCGTACGGGCCGTGCGGCCCTCGGGGCCGGTCGCGGTGAGCTCGGGCACGCGTGCGTGGGCGGGCGGTTCGGCGCCGCGGTCCAGCTTCTCGCGCACCAGGCGCAGCAGCTCCGCGCCGCCGTCCGCCTTGACCTTGGCCTCGAAGGCGTTGCCGCGTGTGAGGGCGAACTGCGACTGTCCGAAGGCCGACGGCGAACCCAACGCGCCCGCGAGGGCGGCCTTGTTCACCCCGGCGCCGTCCAGGATGGCGCGCCGCTTGCAGCCGGGGTTGGCGGCGAGGGCGGCCAGGGCGCGCGCGTCCAGTGCCTTGGCCGGGACGTCGGGACCGCGCAGCTCAGCGAGCCGGTGCCGGAGCGCCGTCCCCCGCGTCCTGGGGAGAGGCACTCGGCTCGGCTCCGGATGCGAACCGGGACTCGCGCTGCCGTGGAATTCGCTCACCCGCGGAAGTCTGGCATCCGCCACTGACAATCGAGGAAGAAGTGGCGGCGGAGCCCACCTTGACGGTGGCGCCCGCGCCCCTGCTGGCCGGACCGGCGGGGGCCGCGACGGGCGTAGCCCCCGGTCCGAACCGTGCCCGCGCCCGGTCCATGATCCGCATCACATACGGCGCCAGCAGCAGGCCGGCGCCCATCACGGCGGCGCCCGCGGCCGCGTCGAGGAAGTAGTGGTTGGCGGTGCCCATCACCACGAGCGTCGTGATCAGCGGGTAGGCGACCGCGGCGACCTTCGTCAGGCGGGTCCCGCCGAACCGCCACAGGATGACCCCGCACCACAGCGCCCAGCCGACATGCAGGCTCGGCATCGCCGCGTACTGGTTCGTCATGCCGCCGAGGCCCTTCGGCGCGCTGGCCTCGCCGCCCCACCAGCCGTAGGAGCTGTACTGGGCCATCGTGTCGACGAAGCCGTGGCCGTCGGCGAGCAGCCGGGGCGGGCAGGTCGGCAGCAGGGTGA
The DNA window shown above is from Streptomyces chartreusis and carries:
- a CDS encoding phosphatase PAP2 family protein, which gives rise to MPHADIAGVEATPRTRLRWWTELPLILLVYACYSAGRLLARGDVSTAVDHGLAILDIEKALYLNAEHPLNRLFTREPWIGVPADFWYASLHYLITPVLLVWLFRSRTVHYRAARTWLMTSTFIGLIGFTLLPTCPPRLLADGHGFVDTMAQYSSYGWWGGEASAPKGLGGMTNQYAAMPSLHVGWALWCGVILWRFGGTRLTKVAAVAYPLITTLVVMGTANHYFLDAAAGAAVMGAGLLLAPYVMRIMDRARARFGPGATPVAAPAGPASRGAGATVKVGSAATSSSIVSGGCQTSAGERIPRQRESRFASGAEPSASPQDAGDGAPAPAR